A stretch of DNA from Candidatus Woesearchaeota archaeon:
CTCACGCCAGCAATTTTACGAACTTGATAAGTAGTTTCACCCTCGTTTTTTCGCCTAATTGTTTCCATGAGTTTCCCTCTTGTGAGTTTCATACATTGATTTAACTCACCGTAGGGAAATAGTTTTGGGATAACACAGGTGATAAAGATGATGCTCTTTTAGGCATTATTGGTCTATATTTGTAATCTGTTTTTATACAACTTTTTTTGAGTTAAATGTTTGTTTTGTTGTTTTCTTTAAATAAGATTAAAAAATGTAAAAATTTTAGTAATGATTATTTTTTTTGATGATTTTTCATAGCATAATTTTTCATAGTATATACAAAAGAGTTTTTGCGATAATGGAAATTAGATTGTTTTTGTATGGTTGTTTCTAAGAAAAATTTATAAGTGTCTTTGTTGTTTTGTTTTTTTATGGATAAAGAAGAATTAGATTTTTTAAAGAAATCTGGAAGAATTGCTGGTCTAGCACTTAATTATGGTGCTAAATTGATTAAGTCTGGGGAAAGCGTTGTTAAAATTCTTGATGAAGTTGAAAAATATATTAAAGATAATGGTGGAGATATTGCTTTTCCTGCACAAATAAGTATTAATAATGTTGCTGCTCATTTTTGTCCTACTGATGAATCCGATATTGTTATTAAAGATGATGATATTATTAAATTAGATTGTGGCGTGAGTATTAATGGTTTTATTGCTGATAATGCTAAAACTGTTTGTCCTAGTGGCATTCATGATGATCTAATTAAGGCTTCAAGAGATGCTTTAAATTCTGCTCTAAAAATTATGAAACCTGGCGTTGAGTTAAGAGAGATAGGCAAAGAAATTCATGATGTAATTACAAGTCGGGGGTTTGCGCCTATTAGAAATCTTTCAGGCCATGGGTTGGATAGATATGAAATTCATAGTTATCCTACTGTTCCTAACTTTGATACGGGAGATAATTCTTATTTGAGTGTTGGAGATGTTGTTGCAGTTGAACCTTTTGCTAGTACTGGCGCGGGTGTTGTTTATGAGAGTAGTAATTGTACTTTGTTCACTCTTTCAGATGAGAAGCCAGTTAGAAGTCCTTTAACTAGAGATGTTTTAAAGGAGATTAAAACTTTTCAAGGATTTCCATTTACCTCCCGTTGGCTTATAAGGAAATTCGGTCCAGGAAAAACCGCTTTTGCCTTAAGAGAGATGAAAGTTAAAGAAATGTTACAAGAGCACCCTCCTTTGCTTGATAAGGGCAATGGTTTGGTAAGTCAGGCAGAACATTCAGTTATTGTTGGCAAGCAACCTTTAGTTTATACTAGGGTGGATGATTAGAATGAAAATTGATGTTGTTAATGTTAATGGTGATCCTAAAGAATTGTTGTTTAAAATTATGGGTGTTTTAGTTATTATTTTGGGTTTAGTTTTAACTTTTGATTTTTTGATTCAATTTGTCAAGTTCATTCTCGGAATCATTTTTATTGCAGCGGGCATTTTTTTATTTAATTATCATAAATATAAATTTAGAATTTTTCGTTTTTAGGGTGTGTCCCAAATATCTGTATTGCCTTGGAGCTAAATTGA
This window harbors:
- the map gene encoding type II methionyl aminopeptidase, encoding MDKEELDFLKKSGRIAGLALNYGAKLIKSGESVVKILDEVEKYIKDNGGDIAFPAQISINNVAAHFCPTDESDIVIKDDDIIKLDCGVSINGFIADNAKTVCPSGIHDDLIKASRDALNSALKIMKPGVELREIGKEIHDVITSRGFAPIRNLSGHGLDRYEIHSYPTVPNFDTGDNSYLSVGDVVAVEPFASTGAGVVYESSNCTLFTLSDEKPVRSPLTRDVLKEIKTFQGFPFTSRWLIRKFGPGKTAFALREMKVKEMLQEHPPLLDKGNGLVSQAEHSVIVGKQPLVYTRVDD